A portion of the Deltaproteobacteria bacterium genome contains these proteins:
- a CDS encoding CBS domain-containing protein translates to MLVKGWMTSDVITVTEDTAMMKASIMMKDNNIRSLPVVDKKGKLVGIVTDRDLRDASPSKATSLDVHELNYLISTIKIKDLMTRNLVFVRPDETVEFAAILMLENKISSLPVINNKDCLIGIITQTDIFKVLINITGVYTGGVQLAFSLEDRPGAIREVADVIRSHGARIVSILSTRETAEEGRHNIYIRTNPLPADKTTKMLKELEEKFVVCYTVRDLLEDVEKRRIRIPY, encoded by the coding sequence ATGTTAGTAAAAGGCTGGATGACCAGTGACGTCATTACTGTGACTGAGGACACGGCCATGATGAAGGCTTCCATCATGATGAAGGACAACAACATCCGCTCTTTGCCCGTTGTAGATAAGAAGGGCAAGTTAGTAGGGATAGTTACCGACAGAGACCTGAGAGACGCCTCACCTTCCAAGGCAACATCCCTGGATGTTCATGAACTAAACTATCTCATTTCTACCATCAAGATCAAGGATCTTATGACCAGAAATCTTGTGTTTGTCAGACCCGATGAGACAGTGGAATTTGCTGCCATTTTGATGCTGGAAAACAAGATCTCATCGCTCCCGGTCATCAACAACAAGGACTGCCTGATCGGCATTATCACACAGACTGACATTTTCAAGGTCTTGATCAATATCACGGGGGTTTATACTGGCGGCGTGCAGCTTGCTTTCAGCCTGGAGGATCGTCCAGGCGCCATTAGAGAAGTGGCCGATGTGATCCGCTCCCACGGTGCGCGTATTGTGAGCATCCTTTCCACACGCGAAACCGCTGAAGAGGGTCGTCATAATATTTACATACGCACAAATCCCCTGCCAGCAGACAAAACCACGAAGATGCTCAAAGAACTGGAAGAGAAGTTCGTCGTTTGTTACACAGTGCGTGACCTGCTCGAGGACGTCGAAAAGCGGCGCATTCGCATACCCTACTAG
- a CDS encoding sigma 54-interacting transcriptional regulator, translating into MPYLVMCKDSKDYKVFRFSSAVTIGRARNNSIVLNNLEISRYHAYIEQEQGRYILFDRSRNGTFVDNEKIEKCPLSHGIAFRIIDYLFAFVEDSKAESIDEKGLGEQEISVWDKDDQGVETLVPLSKEPDEKTALKSRLLEEGTVVESEKMVALYNDLLAVARINVPVLIIGEAGTGKEHVAHALHNFSKGTGDFVPLNCSSIPEGIFESELFGSVKGAFHNAADKPGKLELANGGTIFLDEIGDMSLSLQPKLLRFIEDKMVTRLGDTKVRELDVRVIAATNQDLRIMMEEKTFRADFYHRLACIKLKVPPLRERKEDIQPLIDFFLSSFSDKYDWKTPRISDNAIKMLMEYDWPGNIRELRNLFLGVSVHVQGKTIYPKDLAAASEEIQRIERQPSRSFPSAEDIEKRHIIDALERTGWNKAQASKLLGISRDTLYRKVRKYKISLELS; encoded by the coding sequence ATGCCATATCTTGTCATGTGCAAAGATTCAAAGGACTATAAGGTGTTTCGATTTTCCAGCGCTGTGACGATCGGAAGAGCAAGGAATAACAGTATTGTTCTGAATAATTTGGAAATCTCCCGTTATCATGCATACATTGAACAGGAACAAGGCAGGTACATTCTTTTTGATCGAAGCAGAAATGGGACTTTCGTGGATAACGAAAAAATAGAGAAATGCCCTCTTTCCCATGGCATCGCTTTTCGGATTATTGATTATCTTTTTGCTTTTGTTGAAGATTCCAAAGCAGAAAGTATTGATGAAAAAGGCCTTGGTGAGCAAGAGATTTCGGTCTGGGATAAGGATGATCAAGGTGTTGAAACGTTAGTCCCTTTGAGTAAGGAACCAGATGAAAAGACGGCTTTGAAAAGCCGTTTGCTTGAAGAAGGCACAGTTGTTGAGAGCGAAAAGATGGTCGCCCTTTATAATGACCTCCTGGCCGTTGCCAGAATCAATGTTCCTGTTCTCATCATAGGAGAGGCAGGTACCGGAAAGGAACATGTCGCTCATGCTCTCCATAATTTTTCCAAAGGAACTGGTGACTTTGTGCCTCTGAATTGTTCTTCCATCCCCGAAGGTATTTTTGAGAGTGAGTTGTTTGGATCTGTTAAAGGCGCTTTTCACAATGCCGCCGATAAGCCCGGAAAGTTAGAGCTGGCAAATGGCGGGACGATTTTTCTTGATGAGATCGGAGACATGAGCCTGTCGCTTCAGCCGAAGCTCCTTAGGTTCATAGAGGACAAAATGGTCACGCGGCTGGGAGATACGAAGGTCAGAGAACTTGACGTCAGGGTAATAGCTGCCACGAATCAGGATTTGAGAATCATGATGGAAGAAAAAACCTTCAGGGCAGACTTCTATCACAGATTAGCTTGCATAAAGCTCAAAGTTCCCCCACTCAGAGAGAGAAAGGAAGATATTCAACCTTTAATCGATTTTTTTCTGTCCAGTTTTTCAGATAAATACGATTGGAAAACGCCACGCATTTCCGATAACGCAATAAAAATGCTGATGGAATATGACTGGCCAGGAAATATCCGGGAGCTGAGGAATCTTTTTCTGGGTGTTTCAGTGCATGTTCAAGGTAAGACCATCTATCCCAAGGATCTGGCGGCAGCGTCGGAAGAAATACAAAGGATTGAAAGACAACCCTCGAGATCTTTTCCCTCTGCAGAGGATATAGAAAAGAGGCATATCATAGATGCTTTGGAACGAACTGGTTGGAATAAGGCACAGGCTTCCAAGCTCCTTGGAATATCAAGAGATACCCTTTATAGAAAGGTTCGGAAGTACAAGATTTCATTGGAATTAAGTTAA